From Propionispora vibrioides, one genomic window encodes:
- a CDS encoding DUF2281 domain-containing protein has translation MTLAEKLLKEFQELPEEKKQQVIDFVEFLKSKQQKEIEVMIDEIIDTNKEALLELAK, from the coding sequence ATGACCTTAGCTGAAAAGTTATTGAAAGAATTTCAGGAGCTGCCTGAGGAAAAAAAACAGCAAGTTATTGATTTCGTTGAATTCCTCAAAAGTAAGCAGCAAAAGGAAATAGAAGTCATGATAGATGAGATTATTGATACCAATAAAGAAGCTTTATTGGAGTTGGCTAAGTAA
- the cas6 gene encoding CRISPR-associated endoribonuclease Cas6, which produces MHLDIHFRMIAGRSLVLPVNYNYIVQSALYHSLDTDLAEFLHEKGYQNGSRTFKLFSFSLLQGPYRIDKIKKNIEFGQELKLTISSPLEDFCQSLVTILMTRGSMRLGAQNVMIEKVQARQLAVGGEKAVIRTLSPAVLYSTMLRPDERKYTVYFQPGESDYGRLFNENLHKKYGALWGEDSPAGTVAVKPLGLQKMRLVVYKETIIKAYSGTLLLNGPQPLLQLAVDAGIGSKNSQGFGCVELVGK; this is translated from the coding sequence ATGCATTTGGACATTCATTTTCGTATGATTGCCGGGAGAAGTCTGGTTTTGCCGGTCAACTATAACTACATTGTGCAAAGCGCATTGTACCATTCCCTTGATACAGACTTGGCTGAATTTTTACATGAAAAGGGTTATCAGAACGGATCGCGTACCTTTAAGCTGTTTAGTTTTTCCTTGCTGCAAGGTCCTTATCGGATTGACAAGATAAAAAAGAATATTGAATTTGGACAAGAACTTAAACTGACGATTTCTTCACCGCTGGAGGATTTTTGCCAGTCCCTAGTTACCATACTGATGACCAGAGGGAGCATGCGATTGGGAGCACAGAACGTAATGATTGAAAAGGTGCAGGCCCGGCAGCTAGCGGTTGGTGGGGAAAAGGCGGTCATCCGTACTTTATCACCGGCGGTGCTTTACAGTACCATGCTGCGGCCTGATGAACGTAAATATACAGTCTATTTTCAGCCCGGCGAGTCGGACTATGGGCGATTATTTAACGAGAATCTTCACAAAAAATATGGTGCCCTTTGGGGTGAGGATTCACCAGCGGGCACTGTGGCAGTTAAGCCATTAGGTTTGCAAAAAATGAGGTTAGTTGTCTATAAGGAAACGATTATCAAAGCTTATTCCGGTACCTTGCTGTTGAATGGTCCGCAACCACTACTACAATTGGCTGTGGATGCTGGAATCGGTAGTAAAAACAG
- a CDS encoding type II toxin-antitoxin system death-on-curing family toxin has protein sequence MRNLSLADIILLHEKVIAKTGGSQGIRDINLIKSGIGRAFATFDGKDLYKTIEAKIAVITHSLISNHGFIDGNKRVGIVAMLLLLKLNGYRLCYSQQELIDLGLGIAAGKFNEHDIQVWITGHRTI, from the coding sequence ATGCGCAATTTATCACTTGCAGATATTATCTTGTTGCATGAAAAGGTTATTGCTAAAACTGGTGGAAGCCAAGGTATACGAGATATTAATCTGATTAAGAGTGGCATCGGTCGGGCATTTGCTACTTTTGACGGTAAAGACTTATATAAAACTATTGAGGCAAAGATTGCCGTTATTACTCATAGTTTGATAAGTAATCATGGCTTTATTGACGGCAATAAACGAGTTGGAATTGTTGCCATGTTATTGTTACTGAAATTAAATGGATATAGGTTATGTTATAGCCAGCAAGAGCTAATTGACTTAGGTCTTGGAATAGCTGCCGGCAAGTTTAATGAACATGATATCCAAGTGTGGATTACGGGACACAGAACAATATAA